In a genomic window of Passer domesticus isolate bPasDom1 chromosome 3, bPasDom1.hap1, whole genome shotgun sequence:
- the TDRD6 gene encoding tudor domain-containing protein 6 isoform X1: MEMDSAAGAAANGSPWVTWAARALYEAEGRRARRSFASCGERRRGEVAAMSCGPESLGRGDTITLRVRAVGLYPEVPVLRLWGLLGESKADYALLYREIQAVAGPRLAARPEPGGPGASGTRLCPGEMALVEVLGVWYRCCVVSCSAQGYRVFLLDEGYVVTTSAYYLARGCSELFQLPPEVLGCVVAEAMPSHSNEGTASGDSPVSKWTVEAMEFLSFLQGKEVCGVVQEVIMPRVIVLELPQLVAQMQQLGLAKRVSPSWFCQVLRRCLPSGQLKKQLCQQPPACSLGAFAVPQLVHVLLSYQPLSPALDYYYPQLQLGVTEPVLVTHVSDPHHIYCQLQCLSQEISCLSETMCHAYERWEQDLLPKVGSPCAARGMDGQWYRAILLELIAGEQDQHAALVIFVDYGKKETVTRANLRHLPAECFRMPVVTYVCALQGVSDGGCGWSPLQVDLLKALVLGRGVSAHIKAFNSFEHLYYVTLYGENGVDLNHLFGSQACCLASSYVSQTEAHEQLEVEESLVEELGLPPEVPPVLAHGDLAAAAVAGVYLKTWTLYSAQVSHVQDPSEFWLQLHEYYQLFRQLRQCMWNFYSHSTKLDGAGWDPQPGSLCCASGNEGVFYRAVVTRVLDTGVEIHLVDRGSTETVDLCAVKELLPRFRELPALALKCCLAGVSPPRGSWSEAAVSAFREMVLNKELKVWFLNVQGDKYMVEIFDQSQLGEGRVSKLMAQGGYAKYQRYEIPKTSQKLDKSVTQPSSLVCAAEQGQVNAEKRLREECALKSSDRILDSHMGVMVRESPVAAIHNSKNSESFLCRDYEGKENLHTSLRQNYVEIKPGSSCGGHLEVGSTVNVILSYVENPSCFWCQLSRNCQDLEILMDEIQEHCKNSSQPHVWPNLVCLAQYSEDKKWYRALIVSEGVCAEKVEVIYVDYGNREQVCLTKLRAINERFLRLEAQAFRCSLYNLIQPNGQNPFAWDEEAIQAFRQFVVDSSSDLDLKCTIFALASINRDLFNIVDLITPFQSACQFLTERGVARPLFPQKHLESMVQLHSFYYSGHGIKIGSEEDVYVTHVENPWTFYCQLERCADTLAQLADNITSLSERVTSSGTLGKSGNLCLARYSDSQWYRGVIMERQPKAKVFFVDFGNTETIETDDLLILPNDASDILLVPMQAIKCCVSDVSSVSKEAATWFKEAVLERRLKAIVVAKDSDNTLLVELFDRNTQINTKLKELSLNSAGLHSRVHSETSWSGNTDVHERDETAGSPFNAGRPLERKICRPEAQQEQGNKRHFKEVVNLFQHSVKGHVAAGLLEPNEVLSSKNNSFLLNKVGEESLLFSQMDTLSDTKSDAEGRCIVLKNASDLPPQKIVPALKTLVYVSYVSDPQDFYVQLGSDEVQLNNILECLNNGKSVKDPCGQLLQAGDLISAVYSEDSLWYRAVVKEKTSDNSIRVHYIDYGDTSVISVDQARRLPKNLSSIPAMSIHCFLGGLKCKKNAGWTEKAVFYFTKRTSEILLSCEFVKKVEDKWEVILSDHQGIITVDLADKDLACRERLFSRRKIDKRENRDMITSSESLPPQVQSEISLVNDCKSFIWKFPEAGQTLKIYVTVVNSPGYFWCHRADTKDVSYIEKKIEEAEKLGLSSLNGGKSCIKSGDICLAKYSQDGWFYRAQISSVNDDSVAVRHVDYGSEESVRLEMIRQMPYELLRVPGQAFACCLSGFSPPDGSWLSEANKKFYDMTENLVLEAEVVEIWENKDSEVPLCVVKLEASGNSINEEMKPFWKANKETDDGAFSNLLNPLKENRISDSSLGLCLNKETTAACGLAQEESESAHPFLGVTSECLETAEANVSVGAASGKAEDGYETGERENSFDKEIPLSEGDSDNRMLLEPMRNCSPHIVGNGMKTAEQDLPEILLGEEAELKAEVTSSDPAVSLFLGKEQELQRLPVLQAQPSASNGTEALGDLDPLEMHLACDDLNELLQGLEGVTEQSSCGEGTKEALEAKSLEMQAAAGSEAREIVLKQELLELPDVREETGQLTALNCLEILPLLKEKENLVPPVSDRENSVELIPSNVQPSLGEEAKKLQANLSGIHEAEAILDDWIEPDPPSLRLSSAASRPEKELHQMMHDKQSMLGAKFEPFLELVLPNVQPPEEDREEDLLGLEHAVLQSSANSGSQFSFLSKDSANQRPVFSVKSCDCKVEKHKGWQKKRDDSVEEWMEQDLTDSFKESGNLCVQSLGCKPGEDKKQNENLADCNAAHHDYPCNLKGFAVGSKCVVWTSLKWCDARILEVSEKGTKVLNLCSGNEEIVHPENVWNGIPDRARRSAEALTPATENLQSLPEESLLQEKQTGCSSNLAEDPHVLQQC; this comes from the exons ATGGAAATGGACTCGGCCGCTGGGGCAGCCGCTAACGGCTCCCCGTGGGTCACGTGGGCGGCGCGTGCTTTATATGAGGCCGAGGGGCGACGGGCCAGGCGTTCATTCGCCTCGTGCGGGGAGCGGAGGCGGGGCGAGGTGGCTGCGATGAGCTGCGGGCCGGAGTCCCTTGGCCGCGGTGATACCATCACCCTGCGGGTCCGCGCCGTGGGGCTGTACCCTGAGGTGCCCGTCCTGCGGCTGTGGGGGCTTCTGGGTGAAAGTAAGGCTGACTATGCCCTCCTGTACCGCGAGATCCAGGCGGTGGCCGGGCCGCGCCTGGCGGCCCGCCCAGAGCCCGGCGGGCCGGGGGCCAGCGGgaccaggctgtgcccaggagagATGGCGCTGGTGGAAGTGCTGGGTGTGTGGTACCGCTGCTGTGTGGTGAGCTGTAGTGCCCAGGGGTACCGTGTCTTCCTGCTGGACGAGGGGTACGTGGTGACCACGTCCGCCTATTACCTGGCACGGGGCTGCTCGGAGCTGttccagctgcccccagaggtgctgggctGTGTCGTGGCGGAAGCCATGCCCTCCCACAGTAACGAGGGGACAGCAAGTGGGGATTCACCCGTGTCCAAGTGGACCGTGGAGGCGATGGAGTTCCTCAGCTTCCTGCAAGGCAAGGAGGTGTGTGGTGTGGTGCAGGAGGTGATAATGCCGCGGGTCATcgtgctggagctgccccagctcgTGGCTCAGATGCAGCAGCTGGGCCTGGCCAAACGTGTCTCTCCCAGCTGGTTCTGCCAGGTGCTCAGGCGCTGCCTGCCTTCTGGCCAGCTAAAGAAGCAGCTCTGTCAGCAGCCTCCGGCGTGTTCCCTTGGAGCTTTTGCGGTTCCGCAGCTTGTCCACGTGTTGCTCTCGTACCAGCCTCTGTCACCTGCCTTGGATTACTACTACCCTCAGCTTCAGTTGGGTGTGACAGAGCCTGTCCTAGTTACCCATGTCTCGGACCCACACCACATTTACTGCCAGTTGCAGTGCCTGTCACAGGAGATCTCTTGCCTTTCTGAGACCATGTGCCATGCTTATGAGCGGTGGGAGCAGGACTTGCTGCCCAAAGTGGGCTCGCCCTGTGCTGCCCGTGGCATGGATGGCCAGTGGTACCGTGCCATTCTGCTGGAGCTCATTGCTGGGGAGCAGGACCAGCATGCAGCTCTCGTGATCTTTGTGGACTATGGCAAGAAGGAGACGGTGACCAGAGCGAACCTGCGCCATTTGCCTGCCGAGTGTTTCCGCATGCCCGTGGTCACCTACGTGTGTGCTCTTCAGGGTGTTTCGGATGGGGGCTGTGGCTGGTCCCCGTTGCAGGTTGATTTGCTGAAAGCGTTGGTGCTTGGTAGAGGAGTGAGTGCTCACATCAAAGCCTTTAACTCCTTTGAGCATCTCTATTATGTGACTCTCTATGGGGAAAATGGTGTTGATTTGAACCATCTTTTTGGGTCTCAGGCTTGCTGCCTGGCCAGCAGTTATGTGAGCCAAACTGAGGCTCATGAGCAGCTGGAAGTAGAGGAATCCTTAGTTGAAGAGTTGGGGTTGCCACCAGAAGTCCCTCCTGTTTTAGCACACGGAgatttggctgctgctgctgtagctggTGTGTATCTGAAGACCTGGACATTGTACAGTGCGCAGGTCTCCCACGTCCAAGACCCATCTGAGTTTTGGCTGCAGCTCCATGAGTATTACCAGCTCTTCAGGCAGCTGAGGCAGTGCATGTGGAATTTTTATTCCCATTCCACAAAGCTGGATGGTGCTGGGTGGGACCCACAGCCTGGATCCCTTTGTTGTGCCAGTGGGAATGAGGGTGTCTTTTATCGAGCAGTGGTTACCAGGGtactggacactggggtggaaATACACCTGGTGGACAGAGGCAGTACAGAAACGGTGGATCTGTGTGCTgtgaaggagctgctccctcGGTTCAGGGAACTGCCTGCTTTAGCTCTGAAGTGTTGTTTGGCAGGTGTTTCACCTCCAAGAGGGAGTTGGAGTGAAGCTGCTGTGTCTGCGTTCAGGGAGATGGTACTGAACAAGGAACTGAAGGTTTGGTTTTTGAATGTGCAGGGTGACAAATACATGGTTGAAATTTTTGACCAGTCCCAGTTAGGAGAGGGAAGAGTAAGTAAACTCATGGCCCAGGGGGGTTATGCTAAATACCAGAGGTATGAAATACCCAAGACTTCCCAAAAATTGGATAAGTCTGTGACACAGCCCTCTTCCCTagtgtgtgctgcagagcaaggccaagTAAATGCAGAGAAGAGGCTCAGGGAAGAATGTGCTCTAAAGAGCAGTGATAGAATACTTGATTCTCACATGGGTGTGATGGTCAGAGAGAGCCCTGTTGCAGCCATTCACAATTCCAAAAATAGTGAATCTTTTCTTTGTCGAGACTATGAGGGTAAGGAAAATCTGCACACCTCTTTGAGGCAGAACTATGTGGAAATTAAGCCAGGCTCCTCTTGTGGAGGCCACTTGGAAGTGGGAAGTACAGTTAATGTTATTTTGTCATATGTTGAGAATCCTAGTTGTTTTTGGTGTCAGTTAAGTAGAAATTGCCAGGACCTTGAGATACTAATGGATGAAATTCAGGAGCATTGCAAGAATTCATCCCAGCCACATGTTTGGCCAAATCTTGTCTGCTTAGCCCAGTACTCAGAGGACAAAAAATGGTACAGGGCTTTAATAGTTAGTGAAGGAGTTTGTGCAGAAAAAGTAGAAGTCATATATGTTGACTATGGCAACAGAGAGCAGGTGTGTCTAACGAAGCTCCGTGCAATTAATGAACGCTTCCTTAGGTTAGAGGCTCAGGCATTCAGGTGCAGCCTTTACAACTTAATCCAACCCAATGGTCAGAATCCTTTTGCTTGGGATGAAGAAGCAATTCAGGCTTTTCGTCAGTTTGTTGTTGATTCATCATCTGACCTTGACCTAAAGTGTACAATCTTTGCCTTGGCTTCAATAAACAGGGACCTGTTTAACATTGTAGATTTAATCACACCTTTTCAGAGTGCTTGCCAGTTTCTCACTGAGAGAGGTGTAGCCAGACCTTTATTTCCTCAAAAGCATCTGGAATCTAtggtgcagcttcactctttcTATTATTCTGGTCACGGTATCAAAATTGGGAGTGAGGAAGATGTTTATGTTACACATGTTGAGAATCCATGGACATTTTACTGCCAACTTGAAAGGTGTGCAGATACCTTGGCACAGCTGGCTGATAACATCACTTCCCTGAGTGAGAGAGTGACCAGCTCAGGAACCTTGGGCAAGTCTGGGAACTTGTGTCTGGCAAGGTACTCTGACAGTCAGTGGTACAGGGGAGTAATTATGGAAAGACAACCTAAGGCTAAAGTCTtctttgtggattttgggaacACAGAGACAATAGAGACAGATGATCTGCTTATTTTGCCCAATGATGCTTCTGATATCTTGCTTGTGCCAATGCAGGCCATAAAGTGTTGTGTGTCTGATGTATCATCTGTTTCCAAAGAAGCTGCAACATGGTTTAAGGAAGCTGTCCTGGAAAGGAGGTTAAAAGCAATAGTGGTAGCAAAGGACTCTGATAATACTCTGCTGGTTGAGTTGTTTGATAGAAATACTCAAATTAAtacaaaactgaaagagctAAGCTTGAACAGTGCAGGACTGCATAGTCGTGTACACAGTGAGACTTCGTGGAGTGGAAATACAGATGTGCATGAGAGGGATGAGACTGCAGGGTCCCCTTTCAATGCAGGTAGGCCTCTTGAAAGGAAAATATGTCGACCTGAAGCCCAGCAAGAGCAAGGGAACAAAAGACACTTCAAAGAAGTTGTAAACCTTTTCCAGCACTCTGTGAAGGGACATGTGGCTGCTGGATTACTAGAACCTAACGAGGTGCTTAGCAGTAAGAACAATTCTTTTTTGTTGAATAAAGTAGGGGAGGAGTCTCTGCTCTTTTCCCAGATGGATACACTGTCAGATACTAAATCTGATGCTGAAGGCAGGTGTATAGTGCTTAAAAATGCATCTGATCTACCACCACAGAAGATAGTGCCAGCTCTTAAAACCTTAGTGTATGTGTCTTATGTCAGTGACCCACAGGATTTTTATGTTCAACTAGGGAGTGATGAGGTTCAGCTTAACAACATTTTGGAATGTTTAAACAATGGGAAATCAGTGAAGGACCCTTGTGGACAGCTTTTGCAAGCAGGAGATTTAATCAGTGCTGTTTATTCAGAAGACAGCCTGTGGTATCGAGCTGTAGTAAAAGAGAAGACTTCTGACAATTCCATAAGGGTACATTATATTGACTATGGTGACACTTCTGTGATTAGTGTTGATCAAGCACGCAGGCTCCCTAAGAACTTGTCATCTATTCCAGCAATGAGCATTCACTGCTTTCTAGGTGGActcaaatgcaaaaaaaatgcTGGCTGGACAGAGAAAGCAGTGTTTTACTTCACCAAGAGAACAAGTGAAATCCTGCTGTCATGTGAATTTGTAAAGAAGGTTGAGGATAAATGGGAAGTTATTCTCAGTGACCATCAAGGTATAATAACAGTGGATTTAGCTGATAAAGATCTTGCATGTAGAGAAAGACTTTTCTCAAGAAGAAAAATTGATAAAAGAGAGAACCGTGACATGATCACTAGCTCTGAGTCTTTGCCTCCTCAGGTACAAAGTGAGATTTCCCTTGTAAATGATTGTAAATCGTTTATCTGGAAATTTCCAGAGGCAGGTCAGACTTTAAAAATTTATGTCACAGTGGTAAATAGTCCAGGATACTTCTGGTGTCACCGTGCTGATACCAAAGACGTGAGCTACATCgagaaaaaaatagaggaaGCTGAAAAGCTTGGACTAAGCTCTCTGAACGGTGGCAAGTCTTGTATTAAAAGTGGTGATATTTGTCTAGCAAAATACAGTCAAGATGGGTGGTTTTACAGAGCTCAGATCAGCAGTGTGAATGATGACAGTGTCGCTGTCAGACACGTGGATTACGGCAGCGAGGAAAGCGTCAGGCTGGAGATGATCAGGCAGATGCCATATGAACTGCTCCGAGTACCCGGGCAAGCATTTGCTTGCTGTCTGTCAGGTTTCAGTCCCCCAGATGGCTCATGGCTTAGTGAAGCAAATAAGAAGTTTTATGATATGACTGAAAACCTTGTATTAGAAGCTGAAGTAGtagaaatttgggaaaataaagATTCTGAAGTCCCTCTGTGTGTTGTCAAGCTGGAAGCTTCTGGCAATAGTATTAATGAAGAGATGAAGCCTTTTTGGAAAGCTAATAAAGAAACTGATGACGGTGCTTTCTCAAACCTTCTCAACCCCCTAAAGGAAAACAGAATTTCAGACAGCAGTTTGGGGCTTTGTCTCAACAAAGAAACTACTGCTGCTTGTGGATTAGCTCAGGAAGAAAGTGAGAGTGCCCACCCTTTCCTGGGGGTAACTTCTGAATGCTTAGAAACTGCGGAAGCAAATGTGTCAGTGGGAGCTGCCAGTGGGAAGGCTGAGGATGGATATGAAACAGGAGAGCGTGAGAACAGTTTTGATAAAGAGATACCTCTGTCTGAAGGGGACAGTGATAACCGTATGCTGCTAGAACCAATGAGAAACTGCAGCCCTCATATTGTGGGGAATGGaatgaaaactgcagaacaagACCTGCCTGAAATACTGCTCGGAGAGGAGGCTGAGCTGAAAGCAGAAGTGACAAGCAGTGATCCAGCAGTCAGCCTTTTCCTAGGAAAAGAACAAGAACTGCAGAGATTGCCagtgctccaggcacagccttCTGCAAGCAATGGAACAGAGGCATTAGGAGACCTGGATCCATTAGAGATGCACTTAGCATGTGATGATCTAAATGAGCTCCTACAGGGGCTGGAGGGAGTTACAGAACAGTCCTCCTGTGGTGAAGGAACAAAGGAAGCACTGGAAGCAAAGTCTCTTgaaatgcaggcagcagcaggcagtgaaGCAAGAGAGATAGTGTTGAAGCAGGAATTGCTGGAGCTGCCAGATGTGAGGGAGGAGACAGGGCAGTTGACAGCTTTGAACTGTCTTGAAATTTTACCATTACttaaggagaaagaaaatctggTGCCTCCAGTTAGTGACAGAGAGAACTCAGTAGAGCTGATTCCATCTAATGTTCAGCCTTCTTTGGGAGAGGAGGCCAAGAAACTGCAAGCAAATTTGTCTGGAATTCATGAAGCAGAAGCTATACTAGATGATTGGATAGAACCAGACCCTCCTTCCCTAAGGCTGTCATCAGCTGCCAGTAGACCTGAGAAAGAGCTGCACCAGATGATGCATGACAAGCAGTCGATGCTAGGAGCCAAATTTGAGCCCTTTCTGGAACTAGTGCTGCCTAATGTTCAGCCTCCTGAGGAAGACAGGGAGGAGGACTTGTTAGGGCTGGAACATGCTGTGCTACAGAGTTCTGCAAATAGTGGAAGtcaattttcatttctttcaaaaGACTCAGCGAATCAAAGGCCTGTTTTCTCTGTAAAATCATGTGACTGTAAAGTTGAGAAACATAAGGGGTGGCAGAAGAAGAGAGATGACTCTGTGGAAGAATGGATGGAACAAGACTTGACTGACTCATTTAAAGAGAGTGGAAATTTGTGTGTTCAGTCTTTAGGCTGTAAGCCTGGGGAagacaaaaagcaaaatgagaACTTGGCTGACTGCAATGCAG CACACCATGACTATCCTTGTAATCTGAAGGGCTTTGCTGTTGGCTCCAAATGTGTGGTGTGGACTTCTCTCAAATGGTGTGATGCTCGCATTTTGGAGGTATCTGAGAAGGGTACCAAG GTCTTGAACCTCTGCAGTGGAAATGAGGAGATTGTGCATCCTGAGAACGTCTGGAATGGAATTCCTGACAGGGCTCGCAGATCAGCTGAG GCATTAACCCCTGCAACAGAAAACTTGCAGTCCTTACCAGAGGAGTCCTTACTTCAAG AAAAGCAAACTGGCTGCAGTAGCAATTTAGCTGAAGATCCTCATGTcctccagcagtgctga